The DNA sequence AAGCATTCCAAAAACCTCTCGAGCTTTGGTAGTGATTTCTGGCTTGTTGCGAACCAATGGAAACACCGCTATTTGATAGGGCGCAATTGACTTATCAAACTTAAGATAAATACGACCATCAGAGCTTTCTGAATATGCTTCGGTGAGAAGGCATAACAAAACCCTGTTGATACCAAAAGTAGGCTCTACAACATGTGGTATATACTTCTCTCCACTTTGCTGGTCTGTATAGCGTAATTCCGTGGAAGATTTCTCCATATGATTACGCAAATCATAATCGGTTCTATACGCAAGTCCAAACATCTCCTTAAAACCAAAAGCAAACTCGTAATCCAAGTCTTCTGTGTGAGTTGAGTAATGTGCCCGTTCAGTATCTGTGTGGGTTCTCCACCGTAAGTGAGATTTTTGAACACCTAAAGAACAAATCCAAGTCTCCATTTCATTTTTCCAATAATTGAAATGATCTTTCCATGGAGTTTTGGGGTCAATAAAATATTCGAACTCGGCTAGATTGAACTCTAAAGTCCTAAAAATAAAATTTCCTAGGGTGATTTCGTTCCTAAACGCCTTGCCAGTTTGAGCGATACCAAAGGGTATCCTTGGTCTCATGGTATCCAATACATTTTTAAAATTTACAAACATCCCTTGGGCAATTTCCCCCCTCAAATATGCTAATGACTTGCTTTCCTCTAAAATCCCAATGCTTGTTTGAAATAGTAAGTTGAAGTTACGAGGCTCAGTAAACTGATGGGCACCACAGATTTCACACGGAATGTGCTCCTCGTGTATTACCTCCTTAAGTCTCTCTGTAGACCACCCATCAAAATTTCCTTTATAACTCCCCTTATTCTCAATAAAGTAATTCTCGACTAAATGATCTGCTCTCGTTCTGGTGTGACATTTTTTACACTCGACCAACACATCACTAAAACTCTTTGTGTGTCCTGACGCCTCCCATACCTTAGGAGACATCAGAATACTTGTATCCAAACCAAACATATTTTCTCTCGTAGTTACAAAAAATTTCCACCAGTTATTGATTATGTTTCTTAATAGGAGAACACCCAAAGGACCAAAATCATAAGTATTGGCTAACCCACCATAAATTTCAGATCCTGGGAACACAAAACCACGGCGCTTGCAAAGAGATACTATCTTTTCAAACTTTGTCTGCTTTTCATCAGCCATGTACTTATATTACAAGATATTGGTTCAAATATCTACTCCCTTGTAGTATTAAATGGGGTGATGAGGGATTATCCCTATTTAATTCTAATTTTAGATTCGGTGGTGTCTTCGAAGTATGAGCGTAAAAATGAGAGTGGTTTGCCCTCAAACGAATCTGACCACAATCCGAGATGAATTATCAACCGCTTATAT is a window from the Patescibacteria group bacterium genome containing:
- a CDS encoding glycine--tRNA ligase — its product is MADEKQTKFEKIVSLCKRRGFVFPGSEIYGGLANTYDFGPLGVLLLRNIINNWWKFFVTTRENMFGLDTSILMSPKVWEASGHTKSFSDVLVECKKCHTRTRADHLVENYFIENKGSYKGNFDGWSTERLKEVIHEEHIPCEICGAHQFTEPRNFNLLFQTSIGILEESKSLAYLRGEIAQGMFVNFKNVLDTMRPRIPFGIAQTGKAFRNEITLGNFIFRTLEFNLAEFEYFIDPKTPWKDHFNYWKNEMETWICSLGVQKSHLRWRTHTDTERAHYSTHTEDLDYEFAFGFKEMFGLAYRTDYDLRNHMEKSSTELRYTDQQSGEKYIPHVVEPTFGINRVLLCLLTEAYSESSDGRIYLKFDKSIAPYQIAVFPLVRNKPEITTKAREVFGML